A part of Stigmatopora nigra isolate UIUO_SnigA unplaced genomic scaffold, RoL_Snig_1.1 HiC_scaffold_25, whole genome shotgun sequence genomic DNA contains:
- the zfc3h1 gene encoding zinc finger C3H1 domain-containing protein isoform X1 — MSRIAAVDMDARAESSLRPATDDVELEDGEICDDDSEEAPSSAAVVAEATARRKECCRGDRPDGGGGGSSTPRPPRPPYAVHQPPDFSHTAAYDARGPVNRRQQCGPERAHAHGPPSSLSSSLPSPSPGHGLLLLRPPAPPPPLAPLAPAPVQPRGPSFWERSHGALWRFRHRSVPNGGRGGWNRGGWVGARPPVPRYGFGEFGNKRGGLEDCPSANQRSLGKNPARRAAPSPDKRAAAAESFEDLLAKYKEIQRELESIRKEESKALEARAPAPAPAPTPVQRAALPPPDTAATPAPAPPEKRQTFQAFNIKPLRIQLPTPAGLDGEEGRESGRGSAPESPWEDDGKTPGGESSASSDDVFICLDELEGQVEEEDLSELQLRLLALQSASRTWQQKERHLMKKSREPADTGAAARERLRPRIQPRPAPPEAGRPEQKRPPPPSPRARKVGRRRDRDERRKREEEIRKIRDLSNQDEQYKRFMKLVGAKPRVKAREGEARKSAGSDAAGNLYQYDNYEQVAMDTDSEPGSPSVPAAASATSAPDGTPRTRGPASAVGGPAVPRRPSADARSPLLPPDGAAPPAEPPFAEEEEEMLLRETCLMSMASKRAEVTSRPPSPNAETPAVGEQRTRVNADAEPRALKFARGASRAPLVLPRHKSVVVSLDESDDSDSDSAPMGGLEFMIKEARRTAEVNAVHAVKAKGTSEKENHPLRTPEALPEAKKAEYRFLREELASRERQKAPAAAAAAAVVAAAVAAASLVSQAEQKLRKQRELLARDRALLENLLQQQLKKSESLKAAESKVARLREQVLASEKIALANKTLLKKIQEQVRRVEQRVSIKTTLAARLEQELLWTRTVAGRAPKRKAGAVLKPAKKFQRSANAATERLAALMAQKRRLQQMESEYAFKIQKLKEAQALRHRTVSGPAALPPPQVCPPQPSLHDLTQDVLVLDSEDAPEADHPSAVSARAATGPRRRSAGTRPNLEQPVVVAAAGEGGPAEALPAEARPPSPSGPGSEVPKSRRLGLGELLREELAVLGELRPPFPDPEPPSRESQAPGTEAESGKVWALGSKPVPLGPYRSPLLVFKSYRFSPYYRTKEKLSLSSPTYSNAIRPRRRFCRFDLSGTCNDDDCSWQHTRKCGLTGSHLLQDVLSYNLALIGCSDGNSDARVGAATEKYLSKLLGPHKDEMAADQKAVFLVSKVNESCRHVPPFTTWKGKRRWRPWPESRCDTEHHHAEADTGEWTRAASEATTPNGSEGPEDKRYFAGDADDIGQMESGVLDDPADAQLWIKLAYRYLRRDDASPAECLEAALNALSRALENNCAHPEVWTHYLTLFSRRGHADEVREMCQMAVEHAAHVRVWWTYLTLASTFEVKDSVCVRLMDFLLARWEGQPSERSFRLLEALLYRVHLNVFTGRADAAVAIFRDALTGERPAGVAERLGPELCALAWCAYIHLREFGHLPAPLVHPTESGPSRLPAAQRFLFPWRSPADVITPAGELMALFQDGVRRCQEPVPTTGPGPQTWPCLPLHLNWLLLRELSDGPEEAASQCEALLEACPESSELREFLCRLHVRSGKAERAAAAWADAQARRPADAEVLYRRCRFLMAQGRRRAPAPLFRSFVSAVCEETDVPAAPLDFLRSALGLPVDRLRSPPVVRKHLEGELLRQRPFLHLLHCRWHWMHESTEGALDAFERALGAAGPRRHLRRLWTDYLEFCATHAVRRLPELVLRCLGTVPTRLEAPYEPSRFWTSYGFHNEVLALYLAGVERTRHADLLQRLHYVMPNNVALAVRLMHEDFLAGNLEHVRFQARMLTNSAPKCLPAWNIAVAVEMELQRPAEARRVLQQALRNLPLCAHLWKQLLQLEARGDADGVARVASRAREAGVAVPQPAVAAAAADPCVTSGV, encoded by the exons ATGAGCCGAATCGCCGCTGTCGACATGGATGCACGTGCGGAGTCGTCGCTTCGTCCCGCGACGGACGACGTGGAGCTGGAAGACGGAGAAATCTGCGACGACGACAGCGAGGAGGCCCCCTCCTCTGCCGCCGTCGTCGCGGAGGCCACGGCCCGGCGAAAGGAGTGCTGCCGCGGCGACAGgcccgacggcggcggcggcggcagcagcaCACCGCGGCCTCCCAGGCCACCTTATGCGGTCCACCAGCCGCCGGACTTTAGCCACACGGCGGCCTACGACGCCCGtgggccagtcaatcgcaggcaGCAGTGCGGGCCGGAGCGAGCTCACGCTCACGGGCCGCCctcgtcgttgtcgtcgtcgttGCCGTCACCGTCACCCGGGCacggtcttcttcttcttcgtcctccTGCTCCGCCACCGCCTCTCGCTCCCCTGGCGCCTGCCCCGGTACAGCCTCGCGGGCCCAGCTTCTGGGAGCGGAGCCACGGCGCCCTATGGAGGTTCCGACACCGAAGCGTGCCCAACGGAGGACGGGGCGGCTGGAACCGAGGAGGTTGGGTGGGCGCCAGGCCCCCCGTGCCCCGTTACGGCTTCGGAGAGTTCGGCAACAAGCGGGGGGGACTCGAGGACTGTCCCTCCGCCAATC AGCGCTCCCTGGGAAAGAACCCGGCCAGAAGAGCGGCGCCCAGCCCGGACAagcgtgccgccgccgccgagtcCTTTGAAGACCTACTGGCCAAGTACAAGGAGATCCAGCGGGAGTTGGAGTCTATCCGCAAGGAGGAGAGCAAGGCGCTGGAGGCCCGGGCACCGGCACCAGCACCGGCGCCCACGCCGGTCCAGCGGGCGGCGCTCCCTCCCCCGGACACGGCCGCCACGCCAGCGCCGGCGCCGCCGGAGAAGCGGCAAACTTTCCAGGCTTTCAACATCAAGCCCCTGCGCATCCAGCTCCCCACGCCCGCCGGTCTGGATGGCGAGGAGGGGCGGGAATCGGGCCGCGGCTCCGCGCCCGAGTCGCCGTGGGAGGACGACGGCAAGACCCCCGGCGGGGAGTCCTCCGCCTCCAGCGACGACGTCTTCATCTGCCTGGACGAG cTGGAGGggcaggtggaggaggaggacctgTCGGAGCTGCAGCTGCGTCTGCTGGCCCTGCAGTCGGCCAGCCGCACGTGGCAGCAGAAGGAACGCCATTTGATGAAGAAGAGCCGAGAGCCCGCCGACACCGGCGCCGCCGCCAGAGAGCGGCTCCGGCCCCGGATCCAACCCCGGCCCGCTCCACCGGAGGCCGGTCGCCCCGAGCAGAAGCGGCCGCCCCCGCCGTCGCCCCGCGCCCGCAAGGTGGGCCGGCGGCGGGATCGGGACGAGCGGCGCAAGCGGGAGGAGGAGATCCGCAAGATCCGCGACCTGTCCAACCAGGACGAGCAGTACAAGCGCTTCATGAAGCTGGTGGGCGCCAAGCCCCGCGTCAAG GCTCGGGAGGGCGAGGCCCGCAAGTCCGCCGGAAGCGACGCGGCCGGAAACCTCTACCAGTACGACAACTACGAGCAGGTGGCCATGGACACGGACAGCGAGCCCGGTTCGCCAAGCGTGCCGGCGGCTGCGTCGGCTACGTCGG CACCAGACGGGACGCCACGCACGCGTGGCCCGGCGAGCGCCGTCGGCGGGCCGGCCGTCCCGCGGCGCCCCTCGGCCGACGCCCGCTCGCCGCTCCTCCCGCCGGACGGTGCGGCGCCCCCCGCCGAGCCGCCGTTtgccgaggaagaggaggagatgcTGCTCCGGGAGACGTGTCTGATGTCGATGGCCAGCAAGCGCGCCGAG GTGACGTCGCGCCCCCCGTCCCCGAACGCGGAGACCCCCGCCGTGGGCGAGCAGCGCACTCGCGTCAACGCGGATGCCGAGCCGCGGGCGCTCAAGTTTGCCCGGGGAGCTTCCAGAGCGCCGCTGGTG CTGCCGCGTCACAAGTCGGTGGTGGTGTCCCTGGACGAGTCGGACGACAGCGACTCGGATTCGGCGCCCATGGGCGGTCTGGAGTTCATGATCAAAGAGGCTCGGCGGACGGCCGAGGTCAACGCCGTCCACGCCGTCAAGGCCAAAGGCACGTCGGAAAAGGAGAACCATCCGCTGCGGACGCCCGAAGCCCTGCCCGAGGCCAAGAAGGCCGAGTACCGATTCCTCAGGGAAGAGTTGGCCAG CAGGGAGAGGCAGAAGGCccccgccgctgccgccgccgccgccgttgtcgCCGCCGCTGTCGCCGCCGCTTCGTTGGTGAGCCAGGCTGAGCAGAAGCTGCGAAAGCAAAG AGAGTTGCTGGCGCGAGACCGGGCCCTGCTGGAGAACCTCCTGCAGCAGCAGCTCAAGAAGTCCGAGTCCCTCAAGGCCGCCGAGTCCAAGGTGGCCCGACTCCGGGAGCAGGTGCTGGCCTCCGAGAAGATCGCCCTGGCCAACAAGACGCTGCTGAAGAAGATTCAGGAGCAG GTGCGGCGCGTGGAGCAGCGCGTGTCCATCAAGACCACGCTGGCGGCGCGCTTGGAGCAGGAGCTGCTGTGGACGCGGACGGTGGCGGGAAGAGCGCCCAAACGCAAGGCCGGAGCCGTCCTCAAACCG GCCAAGAAGTTTCAGCGGAGCGCCAACGCCGCCACCGAGCGCTTGGCGGCGCTGATGGCCCAAAAGCGCCGTCTGCAGCAAATGGAGTCGGAATATGCCTTCAAGATCCAAAAGCTGAAGGAGGCGCAGGCGCTGCGCCACAGAACGGTGTCCGGGCCCGCCGCCCTTCCCCCGCCGCAAGTTTGCCCGCCGCAGCCCTCCCTGCACGACCTGACTCAGGACGTCCTGGTCCTGGACAGCGAGGACGCCCCCGAGGCCGACCACCCTTCAGCCGTGAGCGCCCGGGCGGCCACGGGCCCTCGCCGGCGCTCCGCCGGCACCAGACCCAACCTGGAGCAgcccgtcgtcgtcgccgccgccggcgaGGGTGGTCCCGCCGAGGCCCTCCCCGCCGAG GCCCGCCCACCGTCTCCCTCCGGTCCCGGCTCGGAAGTGCCGAAGAGCCGGCGATTGGGCCTGGGGGAGCTGCTTCGGGAAGAGCTGGCCGTGCTCGGAGAGCTGCGTCCGCCGTTCCCCGATCCGGAGCCGCCCTCCCGGGAGAGCCAA GCGCCCGGCACGGAGGCGGAAAGCGGCAAAGTTTGGGCGCTGGGGAGCAAGCCGGTCCCACTGGGCCCCTACCGCAGTCCCCTCTTGGTCTTCAAGTCTTACAG GTTCAGCCCGTACTACAGGACCAAGGAGAAATTGTCCCTGAGCTCGCCCACCTACAGCAACGCCATCCGGCCCCGCCGCCGCTTCTGCCGCTTCGACCTGAGCGGGACCTGCAACGACGACGACTGCTCGTG GCAGCACACCAGAAAGTGCGGGCTGACGGGAAGCCACCTCCTCCAGGACGTGCTCTCCTACAACTTGGCCCTGATCGGCTGCTCCGACGGCAACTCGGACGCCCGGGTCGGCGCCGCCACGG AAAAGTACCTGAGCAAGCTGTTGGGTCCGCACAAAGACGAGATGGCGGCGGACCAGAAGGCCGTCTTCCTGGTCAGCAAAGTCAACGAGAGCTGCCGTCACG TGCCGCCGTTCACCACCTGGAAGGGCAAACGCCGGTGGAGACCGTGGCCCGAGAGCCGGTGTGACACGGAGCACCACCACGCCGAGGCCGACACGGGAGAGTGGACGCGCGCGGCATCGG AAGCAACAACCCCGAACGGCTCGGAGGGGCCCGAGGACAAGCGGTACTTTGCGGGCGACGCCGACGACATCGGCCAGATGGAGAGCGGCGTGCTGGACGACCCCGCCGACGCGCAGCTGTGGATCAAGCTGGCCTACCGATACCTGCGGCGGGACGACGC GTCGCCGGCCGAGTGTCTGGAGGCGGCGCTGAACGCCCTGTCTCGGGCGCTGGAGAACAACTGCGCCCATCCCGAGGTGTGGACGCACTACCTGACGCTCTTCTCTCGCCGCGGGCACGCTGACGAGGTGCGGGAGATGTGCCAGATGGCCGTGGAGCACGCGGCGCACGTGCGCGTCTGGTGGACT TACCTGACGTTGGCGAGCACCTTCGAGGTCAAGGACTCGGTGTGCGTGCGCCTGATGGACTTCCTGCTGGCCCGCTGGGAGGGCCAGCCGTCGGAGCGCTCCTTCCGCCTGCTGGAGGCGCTGCTCTACCGCGTCCACCTCAACGTCTTCACGGGGCGCGCCGACGCCGCCGTGGCCATCTTTCGG GACGCCTTGACGGGGGAGCGGCCGGCGGGCGTGGCCGAGCGACTGGGACCGGAGCTCTGCGCGCTGGCCTGGTGCGCCTACATCCACCTGAGGGAGTTCGGGCACCTCCCGGCCCCGCTGGTCCACCCAACGGAGTCGGGCCCGTCTCGGCTGCCGGCCGCCCAACGCTTCCTCTTCCCCTGGCGCTCGCCGGCAGACGTGATCACGCCGGCGGGGGAGTTAATGGCCCTTTTCCAAG ATGGCGTGCGGCGGTGCCAGGAGCCCGTCCCGACCACGGGCCCTGGCCCCCAGACGTGGCCGTGCTTGCCGCTACACCTCAACTGGCTGCTGCTGCGCGAGCTGTCGGACGG GCCGGAGGAGGCGGCGAGCCAATGCGAGGCGCTGCTGGAGGCGTGTCCCGAGTCCAGCGAGCTGCGAGAGTTCTTGTGCCGCCTCCACGTGCGCTCGGGGAAGGCGGAGCGGGCCGCGGCCGCCTGGGCCGACGCGCAGGCGCGCCGGCCCGCCGACGCCGAGGTCCTCTATCGCCGCTGCCGCTTCCTCATGGCTCAG GGACGGCGCCGAGCCCCGGCGCCGCTCTTTCGGAGTTTCGTCTCGGCCGTGTGTGAGGAGACGGACGTCCCCGCGGCACCCCTGGACTTCCTGCG GAGCGCGCTGGGCCTCCCCGTCGACCGACTGCGCTCGCCGCCCGTCGTCCGCAAGCATCTGGAAGGCGAGCTGCTGCGTCAGAGGCCCTTCCTGCACCTGCTTCACTG CCGCTGGCACTGGATGCACGAGTCGACGGAGGGCGCGCTGGACGCCTTCGAGAGGGCGCTGGGCGCGGCGGGGCCGCGCCGCCACCTCCGCCGCCTGTGGACGGA CTATCTGGAGTTCTGCGCCACGCACGCCGTCCGCCGATTGCCGGAGCTGGTGCTGCGCTGCCTGGGCACCGTGCCCACCCGCCTGGAGGCGCCTTACGAGCCGTCTCGCTTCTGGACGTCGTACGGCTTCCACAACGAG GTGCTGGCGCTCTACCTGGCTGGCGTGGAGCGGACTCGGCACGCCGACCTCCTCCAACGCCTCCACTACGTCATGCCCAACAACGTGGCCCTCGCCGTCAG ATTGATGCACGAGGATTTTTTGGCGGGCAACCTGGAACACGTGCGCTTCCAGGCTAGGATGCTGACCAACAGTGCCCCCAAGTGTCTTCCCGCTTGGAACAT AGCCGTCGCGGTGGAAATGGAGCTCCAGCGGCCGGCGGAG GCTCGCCGCGTGCTCCAGCAAGCGCTCCGGAACCTGCCGCTCTGCGCCCACCTGTGGAAGCAG CTGCTGCAATTGGAGGCCCGGGGCGACGCCGACGGCGTGGCCCGTGTGGCGTCTCGCGCTCGAGAGGCGGGCGTGGCTGTACCCCAGCcggccgtggcggcggcggcggcggacccATGCGTCACGTCGGGGGTCTGA